TCATCGAAAAGTCAAGGCTAGGGAAGGTCACTACTCAATGTTACATGCAGTACAGAATAACTAATAAAGAGACTTCAGAATATCAGCAATAAAGATGAATATGTAAATCAAATAACTCAAACTCAAGTAGTCAAGTATCACTCTTAAACTTACAAAAATTGCACAAGTTCAATCTGTGGATTAAATGATTAATTGGTCAACCAAAGCAGAGTTCAGTTTTCCACTAACAAGGTCTAATAATGATCACGTCTTTCTTAGAAATGGGCAAATTGCTGCTGAAGTGTATCTTTGTACTGCAAAATCTGGTAACACCTGCCTATTACTAAAGCTATAAGCCACAAACATACTAAACTAAGTCATCTTTAAAGCTGTACCTGGGAGTTCCTCAATTCTAATATCAAGCGAGATGGTGTTATCATGAACACTTAGAGGCCAAACACAATAAACTAGTTACCTTTTAGCATCTTATTCTAAGTAGTCTAGAAGAACATGGTTCACTCATTTCCAAATGATGGCAACTCAAGTCTATATTTCTAGAATCTGAAAATTAGTAATTGCCAATAAGCTACAGAGGGATATGGTTGAGAAACCTTGTGCTAGCTCCTTTGCCTCTTTTACAGCCTCATCCACCCTCTTCAAATACCTGCCAAATCATACTAAAGCTACAATTCAAGTCATCCTATAATAAAGTCATCAAAACACCAAGAGGGTACTCAATTAGAACACACCAATCCAGCACAGGTCGAGGACTGAGAGTTCCCCGCCAGTAATTCGGATCCACAAGACCGGCGGCATTCCTTAGCCAATCAATTCTTGCCACCTTTGCAGTTACTGTGGACACTCCATACCCTCTCAATGTCACCTCCAACTTCTGGTAGTCAGCTGAATTGTTCCCCAAACCCTGAAACCAAACACTCATTAGTACCTTAAGATATGTATCAAATGCCAAAAAAGCAAGTGAATACACTTGTTCTTAAGTTTTTAATAACAAGTAAGATGAGCAAATTGATAAACATTACTGGAAGAACAACAGCTGGTCTATACGATGATGGGTCTTGAGAAAATGCAGGAGAGGAGCAGGCCAAGGGTTTCAATGGTGACAGAAGCATAGCCATCACCATGCTTTATTAACACCATAAGAAACAGTGGGAAGTGAAGCCAATGGCTGGCTTTTGTAGTCACAAAAATGGGAGGGTGAGGGTCACCTGGTTTACAGTTAAGAGACACGTGTCCTATATTCTCAGTAAAACTTAGCCGTCAGATCTTTATTTGAATCATAAGATAGTGATCAGACGGTGCTGGGTGTCTTCTCTGTTTTGTATAAATATACAGAGCGAGCTGTTTTTACAGATTGAGGCAATGGGTTCCTGCGTCTGCTTACGTCATCACTTCTGCTACAGTGGTGGTGTGAGTACTGGTGCATTTCAAAGAAGGGGACTTTCTACTCTGTTTGGAAAGGGGGTTGTTACGACGCCGTTTTATGAGTATCACAGAAACAGAAGAAGAAGAGTGGAGGCGTCTGTTGCTACTGGGTTTAAGGAGCAAGAGCTGAGGAGCCCGGACCTCGTGGCCTTGGAATATGCTGATCTTAATCTCAGCCACAATGTTACCCAGGTCTCTGTTTTTGTTTGTACAGTGCTTAATGTTGTTGATAGGATAGAAAGTTTACATCTTTGAAGTAAAGCTCATATTTTTGTTGCTGTTGGATTGTTGTTTTTGAATTGCAGGAACTGGGTCATGTGAGAATTAGGCAACATGTGAACCCTCTTAGCTCTTCTTTAGCTGTATGTGACTTTCAGGGTTGTTTTTTTTTTATTTTTTATTTTTATTTTTTTATGATAGTTCTAATGTGATTTTCGATAATAGTTACCTATTGAAGGATTAATAATCCCTTTTTTGTTGATTGGGTAGGTACCTGTGGAAGTACCTGATTGGAATCAAGTATTCAAGGACCCAACATTGCCTCTCATGGTGGACATTGGAAGTGGTACGGTTCTCATGTTTATCTGTGGCTGTAGTCGTAGTGCTTCTTGATTATGAGCAACTAGTATTTTGTCTACATTTTGGTTATTTAATATAATGACAAGAATCACAATTTCGCAAACGAGAATCGGCAATTTTTTGGGGATTTTATAGGTCGTTAGTTTGAATCTGGTAGCCGTTGAACACTTGAACTTTTGAACCTTCAACTGTGTGACATTAATGTGCTCAGGTTCAACATTTGTATATCTATGTAAAGAAGTTGGAATTAGGGTAAATGACTTTATATGATCTGTTTAATGTATGAGTCGATATGGGGGATTCTAATAGATGCCTTGACTGTCATGATCCACAGCTCTTGATTAACCATATTATGAATTTGTAGTAATATGACAGATCTGTTGGAGACTTACTTTGTTGTTTTTAGCACTTGTGGAATATTTATGTAAGCCGTCGGACTTTATTGATAAAGATGATCAACTCTTAGATATAAAGTCGGTAGTTTTGGGAAGAATGCTAATTTTACTCCAAATTCACTCCCATCCTGTGTGTGTATCACAAGTAGCACAAAACTTAATGGCAAATCATATAGCACAAAACTTAATGACAGACCATGTAGCACACCGCATCATCACATCTTGAATTATTGATCATGTAGTATGAATCCTTTAGCGGAAATAGTGAATTATGTCAAAATACTAGTTAGTTCTTTATAACAGAGGTGTCATTGAGGTTATAGTTAAAAGTAATTAAATCATGTTAAGGGTGATATACTACTCATTCACCAATCTTTTATATACAGAAAGGAATACTGCCTTTATATGGCCGTGGGTTGGCCATTATCTCAAAAGTAGAGAACTTCAGCAATTGTTCCTTACAAGCTGTATTTTTTTTATTCTTCGAATTATGCTTTGTGTTGTGGTATGTTGTTGTCTTTTCTCTTGCTACCTGTATCAGTTTTGGGTTTGTTTAGACTCTCTCTCTCTCTCTCTCTCTCTCTCTCTCATTCTAAGCTTATATTTAAGTAAATAAGAACTGTATAAGCTAAGTTTCAGAATTTTGGTAGATTTAGACGAAATGTAAACAATGAGGTAAGGGACCTATCACGGTTGCTGGTTTTGTTTGATAGAGTCAGCTTGGTGGGTTCAATATTGGATGACGGGAGATGGAAGCTGGTATTTTCTGGTTCCTTCTCCTGTAACTCCTTTCACAGATTTCTGATTGCTGACCTTTCAAAACAATGTTCTGTCCTGCAAATTTTATTTTGCAAGCTATGCTTCACCAAACGTCAAGGTCTTAGGCTAGTTGGTGTCGTACGTCAAGTGAAGGGATAGTGTCAATCATGTTTCTCTGCATTTTCAAGTTGCTTCTGTTCCACTTAAGAAGTTATAAGGGAGGCTGGAGAGAGTTGGGACTGCAGCAGGGAGTCTTTTCCCTTTTTTATTGCTTTTGGCTGGGGGAAAAAGGCAAAAGTTCTTGGGGATTGGAGTGTGCTGGCTGTCATTTGGTTGCTCTGGGTGGAAAGATATAGAAGGATTTATATAGGTACATCGGTTGAGGAACTTTTGGGAGAGTAATATTCTGTTCTATATGGTCTTCTGTGTCGGCTGCTTTCAGAGACAATACTATTTCTCATATTTTGCTAGATTAGTGGCACCAGTGTGCTAGGGTTATTGTTTCTTGGGCTGATGTGTCCGAACCCTATTGCTAATGCACTTTCTTTTTCTTGTTCTTGTTCTGTTGTGGACCTGCTACAGATCAATTATATAAATTTATCTTATCTATTTAATAATGAATCATGCCTCCGAAAAGATAATAGTATGAAACTGTGTCTGTACAGTTACCGAAATATTATTACTTATGTATCCTTGGTTAAATTTTATGATAATGTGTATGTCCTTCTGTTTAATACGGCAAAACCAAGTAAAGATGCCGGTCTCTTTTGCATGTTTTGTGTAATTCGTCTTTGTTCATATTATAGATGTAGAATATTTTGTTTGATGTTCAAAGTTTCTTAATGTCATCCTTGTTAGAGAGAAAGAGAGTACTTGTTTTCCTTCAGTTATGAGTTATTGATCTAACTATGTAATATTATCAGGTAGTGGTAGATTTCTCATGTGGCTGGCGAAAAGAAACTTGGTTTTGAGGAATCATTTGGGACTGGAAATACGGCAGAAAGTATGGAAAAACTCCTTGAGTTCATTTTGATACACTTCTGATTAAGTTGATGTATAACTACTTGGTCCTAATTCCTCCTTGTTTTAAGACAATAATACCACATCGTTCAAAGGTACTAATGTACTGTTTTATTTTTCCTGCCGCAGCTTGTCAAACGTGCTGATGTTTGGGTTAAAGAGCTCAGTCTTAGTAATATGTGAGGTCCCTTTTCTTTTTTCGAGAACAATATGTGAGGTCCCTTGATCAAATTAAATGTTGAAATCTTTTGTATATTATTTGTTATCTACTAACATATTATATTTAATTCAATGCAGACATTTTATGTATGCGAATGCCACAACTTCTTTTAATCAACTAGTCTCTTCCTACCCTGGACCACTGATGCTTGTTTCAATCCTGGTGAGTTCACCTATCACACTGAAACAATTAAGGACGACCCTATTTATGTAGAGTCCAAAAATGTTTGATACCATTATTTAATGAGTTCTTTGCTCATGTTTATATGCAGTGCCCAGATCCGTATTTTAAGAGAAAGCATCACAAGAGACGGGTTGTACAGAAGCCTTTAGTAGATTCCATTGTGCATAACTTGGCTCCCAGCGCACAGGTTTGTCAACTGTACATTATGAAAAATAATGACACATCTCCAATTTTATGAAAAGTGATCATTAGGTCTTTTCCTTGTCTTGGTCTGGAAGGCTATCTGTTACTTGTGAGTCTTCTAGTTCCGAGTTTGGATATGCAGCGCTCCACTTCTGTTTTATTATTGCTTGTTTTATTGTTGACGTCCACTGATATTGTAGTTGTACTGTTTTCTTTGAGTTTTAATGGAAAATTCTTTCTTCAAAGGAATAGAAAAAAGAAACAGAAAGAAAAACAACAATAACCTCAATAGGTAAAAAGTTGCCAAGTTTAATCACCCGGCATCTTGCAAAAAAGGCCCCTTGCTATAGAATGAAGAAAGGATTGAGCTGTGTTAAAGTCCTTGCGCTAACGTGCATCCGTTATGCTCAAAGGCAAGACTTTTACAAGTTCTAGATTCATTAGTATTGAAATCTTGAAATATCTGTCGATACCCATAACTTTGATGTAGGGAGCAGCTGAGCTACTGTAGCACATTTATCTAATTTAAATTTTTCCTTTTGTTATGATTTATGATTGTTTCTCACCTTCATGCTGCTATATAAGTACCTTAGTTAGATCCTATTTGTCATGCATAAATCAAATGGTCAAAAGGAATACAACCTTTTATATGGATAAATGTTTCTGAAGTGGACACAATTGCATGGTTCAGGTGCAATGTTTAGGCTGGGTTTGGGAGGTCTTTAGGATTTAATCTTCCCAACCCAGAATGAAGTGAAAGCAAATAAGTCTGAATTCTTAGAAGAGAGAGGAGAATACAATTATTGGTTCTATCAAAGAAGTCCTCTAGAGTGAATATTAAATATTTTCATGACTGATGTGTATCTCATTACATGCTTACACTATCCACAAACAAAACTTGAGTATTACAGTATTGTTCAAATATTTGGCGTCATCAATAGTTTTACCAAATATCTGACATACTTATCATATCCAAACCAAATTCTGTTGTAGTACCTCTGAGCACATGAGACCATTGCACCAATATCTTATACCATTTGTCATCAGTCAAACGATCAGGGACTTGTAACCAAATTATGTGTGCAGATTGTGTACAGCAAGTTTTTTTTTTTTGGTCAAATGAGAATTTCATTAATCCATAGAAAACCTATGATATTAGATGGAATATACTTTTAACTTTTTCATATCTGAAAAGTTCAAAGCCCATTTCCACTTAATCCTAACTTGCTAGGTCTATTAAAGTACAAGTTGCAAGCCTAATCTGACATGGTTTTATGTTACTTGAGTTTCATTTCAATAAAATCAATTGTAACCGTTGGAGACTAGTCATTTTCTATATCATGTGAAATGACGTCATCCCCTTACAAGGACTAGGAGGTGCTAGTGCAGGGATTTCATTGGGATATTGTGGTGTTGAACGTGTTGTTTACAGGCGGTGCGTGACGGTGTGTGTATTGAGCCTCATTAATTTTGTTGTGTTATTTTCCATTGTACAAGGGATTACAATTAGGCCTTTAGTAACTCATCCTTCAATGTGATGACCGTCCCCTGGTGAACCAACCAATTTAGTTTCTTGAATAGAGAATGATAATAGTCAGGCTCTATTTATTAGAAAGCAAATAATAATAAGAAAACACACATGAATCTCAAAGTCAATCTCAAAGTCATACTAGTCAAAGTGCATAAATTTTACATGATCTCTTTCAAAGTATCAGTGATTTTGATTTCACATCCAGTAAGGTGTGTTGAAGAAATGTATCTTTGTGTGATTGTGTCATTAACTCAACTGCAGACTTCAGTGATAAATATTATATTGTGTTTGTGCAGGTGTTTATACAGTCAGATGTACATGAGGTGGCACTTGAGATGAGAAACCAATTTGATTCTGTGCATGTTCTGAAGCACATAGATGAAATTGACTCCAGCGTGTTGAGTGACAGTGAGGGATGGTTGTTGAGCAATCCAATGGGAATAAGGACGGAAAGAGAAATTCATGCTGAATTTGAAGGGGCAAAAATTTACAGGAGAGTGTACCAGAAGCAAGTCAACTGTTTTTGATAGAGATTGATTTGTAGAGTATGGTTTTTTGGAATGTGAAATGTAATTCAGAATCAAGTCAACGGTTTTTGATAGACATTGGTCATGATCTGTTTTTGATCAAGTCCTGTGATATATCACAAGTAGCACAAAACTCTCTGGCAAACCACTTAGCAGTTAGCACATACAGCAATAGAGACTCGTATGCCCTACTAAAAGAAACTTAGTTGTGATTATTTGGGACTGGAAATACGGCAGATAAACTCTTCGGCTAATCGATACACTCGAAAGTTATTCTGATTAAGGTGATGTAAATTCAATTCCTCATTCATTCCTCAAATTAGGAATGTTTAATTTTTTCCCTCAAGTAGATGGTCAAGCATGCTGATGTCTGGATTGAAAAGCTAAGACGTGTGAGATCTGGTCATAGAAACTCCATATAGTGAAATCTGAGTCATATCAGTTGGGAATTTGACATGCACGGATGAGTTAGGCAATGCTAATGCTTGTTCAGCTCGAAATGGAGTGCAGGCTAGGCTGGAACCATAACTTATATCAGGTTCCACGTGGCATAAATCAAAATTGATGGAGCTTTGATGGAGCTAGACTACCAGATGCAGAGAGAATAGGTAGCATTAACAGCAGAAGGCAGTATATAATCAGAGAGAACGTCAAGATCACTTGCTGAGACCCTTTTGGAGGTGGCCAAAGCAAGTACCTAATAATATGATAATCATCAGCATCACCATTAGTCGAACTATAATGGAGAAACATACTCTATAGCATTGTGTTGCTAGCAATACCATACTGTTCTAGGAGGTTCACAGTGTCGATTGTTGTTGCAGTGATGGAACTCTCAATTTAGTTTCTGTGTTTTCTTCTCTTGGCCTTATTGAAATGCCACACATAATTCTGCATACAGAAAGCTGCTTCAGCTTACTGACAAGATCATGTAATGAGTTTGATGAACATCTTAGGATTACGGATTGAAAGGTGTAGTGTAAAACGGCAGCTACAGACTGCTGCCTCCCTCTCTTTACAAGCTTATTTTATGAACTAGGATGGATACTTAGTAACATATAAACGATAGATGTGCACCCCTTTTTCCTAGATTTTTAAATAATCACCAAACATGAAATAGGAACACTCCTTGTACTTTGGCAGTTTGGCCTGTAGTTTTTGTCTCAAAGTGTAACTTGATGCTGTCTTGCATTATGAAACAGGCACTATACATTATACTGGAATTGTGTTGTTCAAGTTCTATAAGGGCAGAAAAGACTAAAGATTGATAAAACCCAATTCTCATGAATTTAGATTTTTCATATTATCACTAGTACATCAGTTATGCATGTAAAATTCTCACTGTACAATATTATTATTAAGATCCAGGGATTGAGGAAGCAGATTGATGAATACTGCAGATGGTTGTTCATATAGGTGGGTAGGATTGTCATTAGATAAGCAAAAACAAGATGGCAGAACCTAGTTTTTGAGAAGGTAACAAGGAAGAAATGAAAGTCCTATTTTCTTCCAATGTATGGTTATGCATGTTCAAGCGGTAATGCAAAATAACGGTTGTAAATATTGAGTGCTTATATCTTCTGGGAAGAATACTTGTATGAGAGATGCACATAATTTTGAGTAAAAAGAAACAATTGCTTCCCTTTCATAGTTTAGTATGGCCAAATAGCTGAATTCGACATTTGGTAATAAATTTTCATGTAACCCTCATCACAAACACAAGGTGTTCTGTTAATGTTTCTAATGTGTAACAAATACTAAAATTTGTTACAGCATATTGATCTCTCTTTAAGACGTTTATTTTTTGTGTGGTTATTTCTGCAGAATTACTTGAGGGCATTTCTGTTTCCTAGAATTATTTCATGTACTTAACAGTTACATGAAAGTGAAAACATGCAGACCATTAGTTTTTCCCTTGCATTGTTTCATGTTGTTTCTTCTAGCAGCTGGTCATAGCTTAATGAGGAACTATTGATTAGCTATGAATTCGATCTGGATTTGGCACAGACGACTCAATGTGCTAAGTATCCATTTTTACTCTTTGTTTTCTTAGAGATTCCTGTTTACTAATCAAAATGCATTTGTAAGGAACTTCTAATTTTATTTACTTTTCTATGGTCTAGAACCTCTGAATTGATAGTGAGAGTGGCACAAAATATTTTTTGTGAGCTCTCAATGCAAGCTGTGTGTTTGGTACTGGAGTTCTGTATTTGCATTCATGACTAGCTTCATGTTTACCACTTAACTTCATTCTAAAGAGGCTCAAATTAAAGCTTCCCATTAACAAAATGCATGGCTGCATGCAACTCTTTCACTCTCTTTCTAAATTTGATTACTGCCAAGAGAAGTAGAGTGACCTAATAACATTAATATATATGGCCGGTCTCATAAATTTAGCCACCATAAATAATTTTGGTTTCGTTAGTTGATACTGA
Above is a window of Fragaria vesca subsp. vesca linkage group LG7, FraVesHawaii_1.0, whole genome shotgun sequence DNA encoding:
- the LOC101315091 gene encoding tRNA (guanine-N(7)-)-methyltransferase-like, giving the protein MGSCVCLRHHFCYSGGVSTGAFQRRGLSTLFGKGVVTTPFYEYHRNRRRRVEASVATGFKEQELRSPDLVALEYADLNLSHNVTQELGHVRIRQHVNPLSSSLAVPVEVPDWNQVFKDPTLPLMVDIGSGSGRFLMWLAKRNLVLRNHLGLEIRQKLVKRADVWVKELSLSNIHFMYANATTSFNQLVSSYPGPLMLVSILCPDPYFKRKHHKRRVVQKPLVDSIVHNLAPSAQVFIQSDVHEVALEMRNQFDSVHVLKHIDEIDSSVLSDSEGWLLSNPMGIRTEREIHAEFEGAKIYRRVYQKQVNCF